A region of Chloroflexota bacterium DNA encodes the following proteins:
- a CDS encoding GNAT family N-acetyltransferase: MTVQGTELALRRAVEADRESLIKLFVLAYEDVRAQQPGDILDRIWEEWKDDLRQEIDITKVIIAEINGEAVGFASYKLDDATRIGTVDDNAVLPHYRGRGIGGQMLARVLEIIAAAGMEFAQVTTGLEDPSAPARRMYERQGFTPYFRSICYMKKLAQDTP, from the coding sequence GTGACGGTTCAGGGTACCGAATTAGCATTGCGACGGGCTGTCGAAGCGGACCGAGAGTCCCTCATCAAGCTCTTCGTACTCGCATATGAGGACGTGCGCGCGCAGCAGCCTGGTGACATTCTCGATCGCATCTGGGAAGAGTGGAAGGACGATCTCAGGCAGGAAATTGACATAACCAAGGTCATAATTGCCGAGATTAATGGCGAGGCTGTGGGCTTTGCGAGCTACAAGCTAGACGACGCCACTCGTATCGGGACTGTGGATGACAATGCTGTACTGCCGCACTATCGTGGTCGCGGCATTGGCGGGCAAATGCTCGCACGAGTGCTTGAAATCATTGCGGCGGCCGGCATGGAGTTTGCCCAGGTCACGACCGGTCTAGAAGACCCGTCCGCGCCCGCCCGCCGTATGTACGAGCGGCAGGGATTCACGCCGTATTTCCGTAGCATTTGCTACATGAAAAAGCTCGCGCAGGACACCCCATGA